Sequence from the Paenibacillus tundrae genome:
ATCCAGATAACCAGCACGAGACTTACCAGTGCAATCTGGGATAATGCCATGAAGCCAATCGCATAATGACCTGTCATACTGTATAGCAACGTCAGCATCAATGGAGGGAAGAAACCGCCCAAACCACCCATTGCTGAGATCATTCCGTTAGCGATACCTGCTTGTTTGACGAAATACATCGGCACTAATTTGAAAATTGTACCGTTCCCTGTTCCCGCGCAGAGCGCGACAGTCAGACAACCAACCGTATAGATATAGAAGGATGGCGCGAACGATAATACAATCGCGGCAATGGTCAATCCGCCGAACACAAACATCAATATTTTGAATGGATTAAACTTGTCACCCAGCCATCCGCCAACCGGACGCATAATCGTTGCCACCAAGATGAAGCCAGCTGTGCGAAGTCCCGCATCAACCTTATCCATCTGGAAGTTGGTAACGAGGAAGTTCGGCAAGTAAACAGTGAACGCCACGAATGAACCAAACGTCAGGAAGTAGAACAAACATAGAAGCCATAGCTTGTTATTCCGTGACACATCTTTTAATTGCTGCATCAGAGGAAGCGTGACGCGTGTTTCTTTTTTGTCTCCCAAAACAAAGTTCAATGCAGCCATACCAACCAACAGAATGCTGTAAAATAGTACCGTTTTGGACCAACCCACCTGTGCAGCAACCAATGGTGCTCCAAATGCAGATAGTGCTGTACCCAAGTTACCAATACCATAAATCCCATTAACGAAACCATGACGTTCTTTCGGATAATACTTGGGTAGCGAGGTTACTCCAACCGAGAACACGGCTCCACCGATCCCGAGGAAGAAGCCACCAATAACTAGATCACTGAATGATGTTGCTCGACTGACCCACCATACCGGAGCAAGTAATAACACAAAGCTGATCATGAAAATGTTACGTGCCCCGTACCGATTCGTCCAATAACCAATTGGAATACGAGCAATCGATCCGATCAAGACAGGAATAGCTGTCGCCCAAGCAAGCTGGGAAGAAGTAAGCGCGATATCCTCTTTGATAAAAGGCATGAGGGATGACAAGATTACCCATACCATAAACCCAAGAACAAGACTCGTCGTTTGCAAGGGCAGTTGAATTTTTCCTTTTTGCTGCATTTACATCGCCCTTTCCTTTTGTTGTTCCTGATTCGGATACACGGCTCCGTCTCTTCTGCGATACAGCACATAGCTACGTCTTAGATATCCGAGGGGCATACTCAGCATGTGCACCAGACGTGTGAATGGAAATACGCTGTACAATACAAATGTGAGCAAGATATGAACCTTAAAGTTCATGGGCACCGTCTGCATCAGAGTCGGATCAGGCTGGAATATCAACAGACCACGTAACCATGGGTTAATCGTTGTACGATAATCGAATCCACTATGATTAACCGCGTTAGCCGATGTTGCCAGAATCCCGGTCACAATGACAATGATTAACATAGCCAGTGCCACCCAATCCCCGACGCTGCTTGTTGCCCGCACTCTGCGAGCCGTATACCGGCGTACCAACAGAATAACCAATCCGGTAAATGCGATAATACCAGCCGGTAATCCGCCGAACACAGCGCCCATATGGTACGCTTCGTCACTTAGACCGATCCAATGATAAAATTCAATCGGTACAAGTAGTCCGGCAATATGTCCACAGATGACGGCGAAAATACCGATGTGGAAGAGTAAACTTCCCCATCGTAGCATACGTTTCTCCAGCATCTCACTAGATTTGGATGTCCAGCTAAACGGATTGGTTACATATCTCCAGATGGTCGCCGTGATACAAAACACAATGACCATGTACGGGAGAGCACCCCATAACATTAATTCCAGTGTACTCACCGATTGCCCCTCCTCATCAGCTCAACGATCTCGTTCAGACCGCCCAGCGGTTGTTTCTGTTCTTCTTTGCTTGGTTCAGGTACGTCCGAAACAGACGGCTCGGGCATCACCTGTAACATGAGCGTAAGGAGCGGTCCGTATGGACTGTTTTGTCCTGCGATACTTTCGGTCATCGTGACCAGCGCTTTATGGCAGGTATCCAGAACTCCGATTGCATCTTTCTCTGGAGCCTCGGCAATGAATTCAAGCACCATTGGTAAATAATCCGGCAGCTCGCTGGCTTCCATATAGAAACCAGCCGCTTCATATCTACGCTTCAAATCAATCAGTGCCGGTCCGCGATCTCGCTCATCACCATGCAAAGCATAAGTGAGATAAAGATTTGATTTTTTATCAAAATCAAACGCACGTACATAAGAATCTTGCCACTTAATGGCATCTACAGCCTGTGCATCTCTGGTGAAGGTTAACACGATCTGCTTCACTTCTTCCTCAGAGATCGAAAGAACGGCTTCTTGCACCCCAGGTAATCCCTCTCTCCACTCGGTATCAGGATATTGCAGCAGATAGGAGATCAGTTTACAGACCATTCTTCTCATTTCCGGTTCATAAACCTGTTTCACGATAGTTTCTGTATTCGTATCGATTGTCATCGTTGTTGTCTCCTCTCCTATGAGAATACGCCGCAAGAACCTGGGCCGCCTGCAAAGTCAAGGCCACAGCTTCCTTGTTCACTGAATAGATCTGCCACTTCCTCACGGTGAGCTGGCGGGATCACAAAGCGGTCATCGTATTTCGCAATAGCGAGCAGACGGTACATATCTTCAACTTCCTGCGCACTCATGCCAACAAGATCCAACAATTCGGACTCACTCGCTTTGCCGGTTTGCTGGTTACGCATGTGAATCCGCATCACAGCCATTTTGCGCAGTACTTCACGAATACGTCCTGTATCTCCAGCAGTAAGTAGGTTCGCCAGGTATTCAACCGGAATACGCATATTATCAATAGCTGGGAAAATATCATTTGCATCAAGCGAACTTCCTTGGCCTTCTACTCGATTAGTGATCGGACTCAGCGGCGGAATGTACCATACCATCGGCATCGTGCGGTACTCAGGGTGAAGTGGAAGTGCGATCTTCCAGTCGATCACCATTTTATAGATTGGAGACTGCTGCGCTGCAATAATCCAGTCCTCCGGAATGCCTGCTGCACGTGCTTCACGAATAACTTCAGGATCATTTGGATCAAGGAAAACATCCATTTGCGACTCATACAGATCCTTTTCATTCTCCACGGAAGCCGCCGCTTCAATGCGGTCTGCATCATAGAGCATCAGGCCGATATAACGGATACGTCCAACGCAAGTTTCAGAGCAGATCGTTGGCAGACCCGCTTCAATCCGTGGGAAGCATAGTGTGCATTTCTCAGCTTTGTTCGTCTGCCAGTTGAAATATACTTTTTTGTACGGGCAGCTCGACACACAGAATCTCCATGCACGACAAGCATTCTGGTCAACAAGAACGATTCCGTCCTCTTCCCGTTTGTACATAGCACCTGATGGACAGGAAGACACACAGGACGGGTTCAGGCAGTGTTCACAGATCCGCGGCAGGTACATCATAAATACCTGTTCAAAATCCATTTTGATGGATTCCTCGACACCCTTCATGTTTGGATCTTCCATCCCCGTTATATGAGCACCGGCGAGATCATCTTCCCAGTTGGGACCCCATTCTAGATTCATATATTCGCCTGTAATTTGAGATTTCGGTCTTGCAACTGGCTGGTGTTTTTTCTCCGGACTATTGGTCAGTTTCTCGTAATCATAAGTCCAAGGCTCATAGTAGTCGTCGATCGTTGGTTGATCTGGGTTGTGAAAAATGTTAAGCAAACGTCTTGCACGTGTACCGGATTTCAGCTCCAGCTTGCCATTTTTCATCTCCCAGCCGCCGCGATAACGCTCCTGATCCTCCCATTGTTTTGGATAACCGACACCTGGTTTTGTTTCGACATTGTTAAAGTACATGTACTCTGCACCTGGACGATTCGTCCAGGTGTTTTTGCATGTTACGCTGCATGTATGGCAGCCGATACATTTGTCCAGGTTCATGACCATACTGACTTGTGCTTTAATCTTCAAGCCAATCCACCTCCTGCAGTTTTCTAATGATGACGTTCAGGTCACGCTGGTTGCCTGTCGGGCCATAATAGTTGAAACCATAACTTAACTGAGCATAACCGCCGATCATATGTGTTGGCTTCACATGAATACGAGTCGGACTGTTATGCGTACCTCCGCGTGTCTGTGAAATTTTCGTCCCTGGAACGTTAATGTGTCGATCCTGGGCGTGATACATAAAGGCTACTCCACGAGGAATACGATGTGTAACTACGGCTCTTGCCACAACGACCCCGTTACGGTTGAAACATTCGATCCAATCGTTATCCACTAGGCCCGCTTCCTCAGCATCCTCATGGTTCATCCAGATCGTTGGACCACCTCGGAACAAGGTCAACATCGGTTGTGCATCATAGTACATACTGTGAATAGACCATTTGTTATGTGGTGTCATGTAGTTCAGCACGATTTCCTTGCCGCCCTCAATCGGACGTTTGCTGTTTGGATGGAACGGTGTATGTTTCAGAATTGGTTTGAAGGTAGCCAGCGTCTCACCGAACTCACGCAGCATCTCATGGTCGATATAGAACTGTTGTCTGCCTGTCAGAGTACGCCATGGAATCAGTCGTTCTACGTTGGTCGTGAACGGTGAATACCGTCGTCCGCCTTTTTCCGATCCGCTAAATGCAGGTGATGTGATAACCGTTTTTGGTTTCGAAGTAATCTCGTCAAAGGTGAAGCATTCTTCTGAACGTTCTTCTGCCAAATCCTTCAGATGCAGTGCCGTTTTCTTCTCCAAAGACTCCCACGCACGTACAGCCATCTTACCGTTCGTTGTTGTAGACAGCGTCAGAATGGCTTCAGCGACGTTACGATCTGAACTTAGATCTGGACATCCTTGTCCAACGTCATCTTTGCGGTTCACACCTAAGATGCCTTTCAGCTTCTCGTATTCTTCGCTTGCCGACCAGGACATGCCCTTCGTACCAATCGGTTTATCCTTCACGTTCGGCCCGAGACTGATCATTTTGTTATAGACCGCAGCATAGTCACGTTCAACCACTTGAATATGCGGCATGGTTTTACCCGGAATAGCTTCGCACTCTCCAGCACTCCAGTCTTTAATCTCACCATACGGTTGAGCCAGCTCATCCGGTGAATCATGCAGTAACGGTGTAGCCAGAATCTCCTTCTGTGGACCATCGAACTGCTGTTCTGCCATTTCGGAGAACACACGTGCAATCTCCTTGAACGTATCCCAGTCGGAACGAGATTCCCATTGTGTAGCTACCGCCGGGTTGAACGGATGTACAAACGGGTGCATATCCGTACTGCTCAAATCGCTTTTTTCATACCATGTTGCTGCTGGCAGTACGATATCGGAATACATTGCTGTACCTGCCATGCGGAAATCCATATTGACCATAAGATCAAGCTTGCCTTCTGGAGCTTCATCCACCCACTCCACATGCTCTGGACGAAGTCCATGATCATCATCATTGAGCAACCCGTTTGTTGCACCAAGCAAATGCTTGAGGAAATACTCATGTCCTTTGCCTGAGCTTGAGATCAGGTTTGCTCTCCAGACAAACAGCACTCGTGGGAAGTTCGCTGGATCATCCGGCTGCTCAATCGAGAATTTAAGATTTTTATTTTGCAATTCCGATGCCACATATTCGCCGATCTCTTCCTTCGTTGTTGCCCCCGCATCTAGTGCATCCTGGTGCAAATCAATCGAGTTACGGTTAAATTGTGGATAAGATGGAAGCCAGCCCATGCGTGCAGCCATGACATTATAGTCAGCAACATGCTGGAAGCGCGGGTCACCTTCAAGTGCCGAGGTTAGCTCTCCGACTTGGGTTTCCTCGTATCTCCATTGATCTGTTGCAAAATAGAAGAACGATGTTCCGTTCTGCAGACGGGCAGGTCCACTCCAGTCACGTGCAAATGCAATCGTCTGCCAACCTTCCGCTGGACGTAGCTTCTCCTGACCTACATAGTGAGCCCAGCCACCACCGTTAACCCCTTGACAGCCTGTCATCAGAAGCAGGTTGATAATGGCACGATAGATAACATCGGAGTTGTACCAGTGGTTGATCCCGGCACCCATAATAATCATGGAGCGGCCTTGCGTATCCACTGCATTTTGTGCAAACTCACGTGCGATCTGAACGACGGTATCCCGGTCAACTCGGGTAATTTTCTCTTGCCAAGCTGGTGTAAATGGTTTGTCCTCTTCTGCTTCCAGAACAACTCCTGATACGATTTCAGTAGAGTCTGCTGAACGTGTCATTTCACGATCGACACCATACTTCGCCAGCACGAGATCGTATACCGACGTGACGGTAATCCAGCGATCTTCAACCCAGATGCGGCGCACTGGGATTTGACGCTCCATTACATGACTTCCTTCATCATCGAAGTAAGGCAGATGTACGGTTACGAGATCATGATGCACTCCGAGCATGGATAATCTTGGATCGATCGGCTCGCCGGTATCCACCTGTTCCATTTTGAGATTCCACGTACCTTCTTCACCCCAACGGAAGCCCATACTCCCTTTTGGGATAGCATAAGTGCCGGAGTTTTCATCGAATACAAGGGTTTTCCATGCCATATTGTTGCCTTGGATGCCCAGGTCTTCACCAAGCAAGAATCGGCCTGCAATGTTCACGCCATCCTTCTCTTCGACAATCAACAAATTCGGGAAGTCTGTATATTGCTTCGCATAGGACATGAAGTAATCTGTAGGATGATCCAGATAAAACTCTTTCAGAATGATGTGCCCCATAGCCATTGCAAGAGCGCCGTCTGTCCCTTGTTTCACAGACATCCATGTATCTGCAAACTTCACATATTCCGCATAATCCGGACTGATGGATACCACTTTTGTTCCTTTGTAACGTGCTTCTGCGAGGAAGTGAGCATCCGGTGTACGTGTCATCGGCAGATTAGAACCCCAAACTAAAATGTAACCAGAGTTATACCAATCACTGCTCTCCGGAACGTCCGTCTGATCTCCCCAGATTTGCGGGGATGCCGGCGGCAGATCTGCGTACCAGTCATAGAAACTAAGCAATGGTGAACCTACCAAAGACAAGAAACGTGATCCGGCAGCATAACTGACCATGGACATCGCTGGGATTGGCGAGAAACCAATGATACGGTCAGGGCCGTAATCTTTGATCGTATGAATCATGGAAGCAGCAATAATCTGTGTCACTTCGCCCCATGAAGCACGAACCAGTCCGCCTTTACCGCGTACCGACTTGTATCTTTTCACTTTGACTGGATCATTCGAAATACTTGACCATGCCTGTATGGGATCACCATAAGTCTTCAGAGCGTCACGCCACATTTCCAGAAGCGCACCACGCACGTAAGGGTGCTTCACACGCAATGGGCTGTATAGGTACCATGAGAAGCTTGCTCCACGCGGACATCCACGTGGTTCGAAATCAGGCATATCCGGCCCGGTAGATGGATAATCCGTCGCTTGCGTTTCCCATGTCACAATGCCATCTTTCACATAAATCTGCCAACTACATGAACCTGTACAGTTAACGCCGTGTGTGGAACGTACCACTTTATCATGCTGCCAGCGGCGGCGATACACGTCTTCCCAGTCCCGGTTTACCGGGGACATCTCACTCCAGCCTTCCGCGTTTTTTTCACGTTTGGCAAAATACTTCAGTTTGCCCATCCAGGGCATGCTTTTGCTGCTCATTGTTGTCCTCCCACAAATGTGACCTGTTGATGCGATTTCGCACCTGAAATTGAGTTAGAGATTAAACTGCATTCGCATCTCTATTTGAAGCACTTGCTTCTCTTGCTACCCTCCGATCTGCGACATATGCCGCAGCGTAGGTGTTCCGTCAATCTGCTGCCCTTTTAAGGCTTTTACCATGTCATGAGTTTCGGGTTTGGAGCCGAGCGCCTTGTAAAACAGATCCTGTACCGCCTTGTCGTCGCCAACTAGCGGGCGAACATTGTACTCATCCGACCAGTACAGGCACGGTTTAATGTTGCCGTCGGCTGTTAACCTGAGCCTATTGCAGCTACCACAGAAATGACTGCTGACCGGATGAATCAGACCAAATGTTCCAGCTGCTCCAGCGATTCGATAACTATCTGCCGGACCATTGCCGTACATATCACCGCAGCTCTCGTAGTTCCACTTGTCTCCACAAGTCTTCAGCACATGTTCAAGCGGCAAATAACTCGACTTCCAGCTGCTCCCGCTATCACCGATGGGCATGTACTCAATAAATCGAATATCAATCGGGGCCTCCAGCGTCATGCGCAGAAAATCCTCAACCTCATCGTCATTTACACCTTTCATCAGTACAACATTTAGCTTGATGGGCTGAAATCCAGCCCTTTGACTGGCTTTGATGCCCTCCAGCACACGATCTACCTTGCCGCCTCGTGTAATACGCGCAAATCGCTCCGGCTTGAGCGAATCCAAGCTAATGTTGACCCGAGTTAATCCCGCTGACTTGAGTCGATCTGCATAAGCTGCCAGATAGATGCCATTGGTTGTCAATGCGATATCTTCAATCCCTGGAATAGCGGACAACATCGCAATCAGTTGATCCAGCCCCTTGCGAACCAGAGGTTCTCCCCCAGTCAAACGCAATTTCCGAATACCCAGTGGAGCAAGCGCCTTGACGATCGACGTGATTTCTTCATAAGACAGGATTCGTTCTGTCGGTTCAAACTGCATCCCTTCTTCTGGCATGCAATATACACAGCGCAGGTTGCAACGATCTGTAACCGAAATCCGCAAGTAGTCATGAACTCTGCCAAACGGATCCATTAATTTTGATTCCATACACGTACCTCCCTTCTCTAGGGTGCTGTCTTTATTCGGCTGAAGGAGGGAACTTGCTTCCTCTCATCAATTGTCATCTTGGTGCTAAATATAAGGATGTCTCGCTCGCCTAACTGTGCAAAATATCACAAGAAGTGAAACATAACGCACACTGGCACATTTATAAAATCGCCGCAACCCCTTTCCAAACAGGATTCTCTTTTAAATAAGGCAAGATTATGACAATAGGAAATGTGAGCCTGCTCACACAGCCCCTTCTTTTCGTTTTCTATAATCAAATTGCAGCACCACACTATCCCACTTGGAGGAATGAATCATGAACACATATGCAGCTACAATTAACGCTACTGAGTACCCACCTCATCTGAAACATAAAATCATTTTCGAAACTTTCGATCAGCTACAGCCTGAAGAAGCGATGCTACTCATTAACGATCACGATCCGAAACCTTTGCGCTTCCAGTTCCAATCTACACATCCTGATGGCTTCGATTGGGAGTATATTGAACAAGGACCTACCACGTTCCAGGTCAAGATCAGCAAACGATAGATTGGAGATGAGCAGCCATGCCGCAAGTTGACATCATAAATGACACTACACTTCGCATCACGCTTCGGCTGGAAGATGCGACGACCATGATTCAGATGGCACAACAGAATCAAGCGGAATATGCACAAGAAATCATTACGATTTATGAGAAAATGCCAGTCTTTGAATATACACACTTTTGTTTTTACGCCTATGACAGTGCAAGACTTTTTGAGCGATTGTTAGGTATGGATCCTAAGGCATATCTGTCCTTCTCTCTGGATGCGCCGGAATCATTCTTTTATGCGCTGTACGGCGGAATGGCTGCTCTCTATGAGTCGTCACAACACTTGCTCCAACAGGCCCATGTAGCGGGTACAGGATCGGATGTGAACGCACATGTCTCGAGCTGATGTCAATATTGTTGAATTGGATGTCCGGCCTCATTTAAATAAAAAGCTGGAGCCCTTCCAACTCATTATGGATACGGTAAAAGGTCTGCATCCTGAGGATGTGTTTGTACTTCATGCCCCATTTAAGCCAACGCCGCTACTTGGCATTCTCAAATTGAAAGGGTACTCCAACTCGTCTGAACGAATGAGCGCGGATCACTGGGTCACCACTTTCGTTCACAAGAAAAACAAAAAAGGCGCAAAAGCATTATCTGCGCAGCAGCTTGAGTCCGACAAACCAACTCTTGATATCTCGTTAGAATCAGACGAGGAAGCATGTCAAGGACGCCCTGAAGGAGTTAACTCTGCATTGGGAGTTGACGATCAGTCTAAGGCTACAACCATAACGCTGGATAATCGCGGATTAGAACCGCCACAACCGATGATGCGCACACTCGCTGCACTCGAGCGTTGCAAACCTGGAGATGTTGTTCTCATTCACAATGATCGCGTTCCCGTGTTCTTAATTGAAGAGTTAAACAATCTGGGCTGCCTATATACAGTTGAGGATCAAGCGGATGGCACAGCAAAAGTGAGAATTGAAAAAGGGTAAGGAGGCGAGAGCCATGTCCAGGTTGCCGTTTCTTTTTATCATCACGGGCATCTTCGGATTTGTTATGTATCACGCCTTCTCTCTGCTCTCGCTAACAGGCTGGCTTGGTGATGAATTAAGAGGCCCTGAAGGCTGGTTTCACGCTCACCTCTTTGTTCTGGGGTGGG
This genomic interval carries:
- a CDS encoding nitrate reductase subunit alpha; the protein is MSSKSMPWMGKLKYFAKREKNAEGWSEMSPVNRDWEDVYRRRWQHDKVVRSTHGVNCTGSCSWQIYVKDGIVTWETQATDYPSTGPDMPDFEPRGCPRGASFSWYLYSPLRVKHPYVRGALLEMWRDALKTYGDPIQAWSSISNDPVKVKRYKSVRGKGGLVRASWGEVTQIIAASMIHTIKDYGPDRIIGFSPIPAMSMVSYAAGSRFLSLVGSPLLSFYDWYADLPPASPQIWGDQTDVPESSDWYNSGYILVWGSNLPMTRTPDAHFLAEARYKGTKVVSISPDYAEYVKFADTWMSVKQGTDGALAMAMGHIILKEFYLDHPTDYFMSYAKQYTDFPNLLIVEEKDGVNIAGRFLLGEDLGIQGNNMAWKTLVFDENSGTYAIPKGSMGFRWGEEGTWNLKMEQVDTGEPIDPRLSMLGVHHDLVTVHLPYFDDEGSHVMERQIPVRRIWVEDRWITVTSVYDLVLAKYGVDREMTRSADSTEIVSGVVLEAEEDKPFTPAWQEKITRVDRDTVVQIAREFAQNAVDTQGRSMIIMGAGINHWYNSDVIYRAIINLLLMTGCQGVNGGGWAHYVGQEKLRPAEGWQTIAFARDWSGPARLQNGTSFFYFATDQWRYEETQVGELTSALEGDPRFQHVADYNVMAARMGWLPSYPQFNRNSIDLHQDALDAGATTKEEIGEYVASELQNKNLKFSIEQPDDPANFPRVLFVWRANLISSSGKGHEYFLKHLLGATNGLLNDDDHGLRPEHVEWVDEAPEGKLDLMVNMDFRMAGTAMYSDIVLPAATWYEKSDLSSTDMHPFVHPFNPAVATQWESRSDWDTFKEIARVFSEMAEQQFDGPQKEILATPLLHDSPDELAQPYGEIKDWSAGECEAIPGKTMPHIQVVERDYAAVYNKMISLGPNVKDKPIGTKGMSWSASEEYEKLKGILGVNRKDDVGQGCPDLSSDRNVAEAILTLSTTTNGKMAVRAWESLEKKTALHLKDLAEERSEECFTFDEITSKPKTVITSPAFSGSEKGGRRYSPFTTNVERLIPWRTLTGRQQFYIDHEMLREFGETLATFKPILKHTPFHPNSKRPIEGGKEIVLNYMTPHNKWSIHSMYYDAQPMLTLFRGGPTIWMNHEDAEEAGLVDNDWIECFNRNGVVVARAVVTHRIPRGVAFMYHAQDRHINVPGTKISQTRGGTHNSPTRIHVKPTHMIGGYAQLSYGFNYYGPTGNQRDLNVIIRKLQEVDWLED
- a CDS encoding nitrate/nitrite transporter, encoding MQQKGKIQLPLQTTSLVLGFMVWVILSSLMPFIKEDIALTSSQLAWATAIPVLIGSIARIPIGYWTNRYGARNIFMISFVLLLAPVWWVSRATSFSDLVIGGFFLGIGGAVFSVGVTSLPKYYPKERHGFVNGIYGIGNLGTALSAFGAPLVAAQVGWSKTVLFYSILLVGMAALNFVLGDKKETRVTLPLMQQLKDVSRNNKLWLLCLFYFLTFGSFVAFTVYLPNFLVTNFQMDKVDAGLRTAGFILVATIMRPVGGWLGDKFNPFKILMFVFGGLTIAAIVLSFAPSFYIYTVGCLTVALCAGTGNGTIFKLVPMYFVKQAGIANGMISAMGGLGGFFPPLMLTLLYSMTGHYAIGFMALSQIALVSLVLVIWMFYQEKLQLSASILENTIEAILVTDTNSVIRSVNPAFTAVTGYTAEEAVGQKPSMLKSGKQDKKFYDQLWQELREKGYWQGEIWNRKKNGELYQEWLSITAIRNEAGEVKYYAGMFSDMSKPDLTIA
- the narH gene encoding nitrate reductase subunit beta, with the protein product MKIKAQVSMVMNLDKCIGCHTCSVTCKNTWTNRPGAEYMYFNNVETKPGVGYPKQWEDQERYRGGWEMKNGKLELKSGTRARRLLNIFHNPDQPTIDDYYEPWTYDYEKLTNSPEKKHQPVARPKSQITGEYMNLEWGPNWEDDLAGAHITGMEDPNMKGVEESIKMDFEQVFMMYLPRICEHCLNPSCVSSCPSGAMYKREEDGIVLVDQNACRAWRFCVSSCPYKKVYFNWQTNKAEKCTLCFPRIEAGLPTICSETCVGRIRYIGLMLYDADRIEAAASVENEKDLYESQMDVFLDPNDPEVIREARAAGIPEDWIIAAQQSPIYKMVIDWKIALPLHPEYRTMPMVWYIPPLSPITNRVEGQGSSLDANDIFPAIDNMRIPVEYLANLLTAGDTGRIREVLRKMAVMRIHMRNQQTGKASESELLDLVGMSAQEVEDMYRLLAIAKYDDRFVIPPAHREEVADLFSEQGSCGLDFAGGPGSCGVFS
- the narJ gene encoding nitrate reductase molybdenum cofactor assembly chaperone, which gives rise to MTIDTNTETIVKQVYEPEMRRMVCKLISYLLQYPDTEWREGLPGVQEAVLSISEEEVKQIVLTFTRDAQAVDAIKWQDSYVRAFDFDKKSNLYLTYALHGDERDRGPALIDLKRRYEAAGFYMEASELPDYLPMVLEFIAEAPEKDAIGVLDTCHKALVTMTESIAGQNSPYGPLLTLMLQVMPEPSVSDVPEPSKEEQKQPLGGLNEIVELMRRGNR
- a CDS encoding DUF2249 domain-containing protein, translating into MNTYAATINATEYPPHLKHKIIFETFDQLQPEEAMLLINDHDPKPLRFQFQSTHPDGFDWEYIEQGPTTFQVKISKR
- the narI gene encoding respiratory nitrate reductase subunit gamma translates to MLWGALPYMVIVFCITATIWRYVTNPFSWTSKSSEMLEKRMLRWGSLLFHIGIFAVICGHIAGLLVPIEFYHWIGLSDEAYHMGAVFGGLPAGIIAFTGLVILLVRRYTARRVRATSSVGDWVALAMLIIVIVTGILATSANAVNHSGFDYRTTINPWLRGLLIFQPDPTLMQTVPMNFKVHILLTFVLYSVFPFTRLVHMLSMPLGYLRRSYVLYRRRDGAVYPNQEQQKERAM
- the moaA gene encoding GTP 3',8-cyclase MoaA, with translation MESKLMDPFGRVHDYLRISVTDRCNLRCVYCMPEEGMQFEPTERILSYEEITSIVKALAPLGIRKLRLTGGEPLVRKGLDQLIAMLSAIPGIEDIALTTNGIYLAAYADRLKSAGLTRVNISLDSLKPERFARITRGGKVDRVLEGIKASQRAGFQPIKLNVVLMKGVNDDEVEDFLRMTLEAPIDIRFIEYMPIGDSGSSWKSSYLPLEHVLKTCGDKWNYESCGDMYGNGPADSYRIAGAAGTFGLIHPVSSHFCGSCNRLRLTADGNIKPCLYWSDEYNVRPLVGDDKAVQDLFYKALGSKPETHDMVKALKGQQIDGTPTLRHMSQIGG
- a CDS encoding DUF2249 domain-containing protein; this encodes MSRADVNIVELDVRPHLNKKLEPFQLIMDTVKGLHPEDVFVLHAPFKPTPLLGILKLKGYSNSSERMSADHWVTTFVHKKNKKGAKALSAQQLESDKPTLDISLESDEEACQGRPEGVNSALGVDDQSKATTITLDNRGLEPPQPMMRTLAALERCKPGDVVLIHNDRVPVFLIEELNNLGCLYTVEDQADGTAKVRIEKG